Sequence from the Drosophila subpulchrella strain 33 F10 #4 breed RU33 chromosome 3R, RU_Dsub_v1.1 Primary Assembly, whole genome shotgun sequence genome:
ACCTTAAGAAAACTACAGAGGGTTTGGTTCAAAATGAGTCTAACAGCACCACCGAGGGAATTTTAAGTGAAGGCCAACATAAACTGAAAGAGGGGGAAGTTCAATCAGAGAAAAAAACTCAACCGGTTCCCATAAAAGAACTGACAGACAAGGATACCCCAGCAGAAGCGGCTAAAGAAGATTCCAACAATATAGCTGCGACTCAGGTGCATAAAAACTCAACTTATCCCGAAGATCATGTATCTACAGAAGCTCCTGTAAGAGAAGTAACTACTGAGAAACAGATCTTAAGCCCAACCACTGAAAATAGTCCGCTAAGTGAAAAAACCGAGCAAAAGGATATGGCAATAAATAACCCCCTTCCAAAAGAAGAACCACAAGTTCAATCTGAAGTAAAGAAGAACCCATCTGAATCTGTGACAGCAGAAAATGCCAACAGCGCCGTGGAAGAACTCCCTATAAAACCCGTAACCCTAGGTGTTTCAAGCACCACGGAGAGATTGGTTAATATCACATCCACCACTCGTTCCTCTGATCATGGTCGATCCATGCAGTATTTATCAACGACTGAAGGGTCTAACCGATTCCCCGCTGCAGTTACGCCCATGAAACTGAGGGCCATACCCATTCACCTTAGCACAACTGCACCTGCTAGCACCTCTTTAACCACAACTACTCCCAAGACAACCACAGCCATATCCTTTGCTTCCCATGAGAATGCCATTGAGGAGTCTACTTCGCAGTCGGAGATCCATCAACTGCCCGAGAAGCGAGCCAAGTTCATCAGCGAAAACTCCACGAATGCCCAGCAATTAACACTACCCAACACTGCTGAAGTTTGGAGTCTGGCGGGTATGAAGGCGATTCCCAAAGCCCCTCTAACGACCACAACCATCTTGCCACTGCTTAACCACACTGATCTGGCAAACGATATAGACGTACCGCTGAATAAAACCGAGCAGCACAAGGAGAAGAATCTCCTGGATTGGATGCATATTGCTATGATGCCATCGGCACCAGAGAATCGCACTGAATTTGTGGTCAGAACCACTCTGGATGCCACTGAGGGTGCTACACAGGCCACTACCGAAGCTTTGGATGAAAAAGGtcctttaaaaatttcaataacCGCAGGATTGGAACAAAATGAAGTCACAACTGCCAGGCCAATGCCAGTAACTACTGAGAAAAGTTCTATGGATCATAATATAACAACCACAACTGTTGGCTCGGAACTTTTGGAGGTTCCTTTGGTGAAAAAGTTGGATAATTCAGCCAATGCCAAGTTAACAGAGGCTATTACAGAGGCTCAAAGTGAGAAAGAAGCAGCAACAGAGGCTGCAACATTTGTGGCATTAACAGAGAAACCTGCAACATCACCTGTTACAGCGAGGGTGGATTTAACAAAAGTGGAACTGTTGAATATAACAGCAGTATCACAATCAGCTGAAGTATCTCAGCAAAATTCAACAGAAACCTTATTAACAACAACCAGTACAACCACCACAACAGTAGGTCCATtatctgtagaatatgtatcGCCTGAAATAATCTTACAAGAAGCAACAACAGAAGAAACGACAGCAGCAATACCAAAGGCAAGCACagaggcagcagcaacatcatcaaCCACAGAGGcagcaacatcatcagcatcagcagcagcaactacGATTGCAGAAACATCAGCAACATCTGAAGgtacaacagcaacaccagctGCAATACCATCAGCAACATCTAGTGTTGCAACCACCCCCAGTCACAGTACAACTGAAATGGCAATGAAAGCCTCTGAAatcagcaacatcaacagcggcaacagcagcagcaacaacatcgACGACGATAACAGTAACGACGTCATCGTTGCCACAACCAAAATTCCAGAGAGCGAGCcgccagcaacagcaaccgcTGAGCCAACAGCAACATCGGTTAGTGTGCGACTGACTGGCGAGGTGAGCACTTCGATACGGCCTGAAATAATCTTTAAAAGCACTCAAAACACTACCATCGCAAGTACAACAAGTACATCGACAACAACTATAGCAACACCCACGCAAACGGAAATTGCGCAAATTAGCAATGAAGTGAATTTGGAGGCAGTGACAGTGAAGACGACAGTCGACAGTCTAAGTGCAAATGTGAATGTGATTGCGAATGAGCCAAGAACAGCTGAGAAAACCGATAACGCGGTCAATAACAGTGTGGCCATAACAGAGAGCGAGCTGGAGGCTTTGAAAACCACCCCAGCGACAGGGGAACCCAATCCACTCAGTGACCTGAGTAAACTGAGCAAAGAACACGAATCCTCGCTGGAAACCAACAATATAGGCGAGGCACCAGCAACCgaaacaacaacgacaacatCAGCgacagcaggtgttgctgttgcaacGGATGAGAGCACAGCGGCAACAGGTGGCCAGGAAATCGAAAGGGAGAAGGAGCACCACCATGAAGGGCAACAGGTGGTCGAAGAGCAGGACACCGAAGAGCAGTTAGCCAAGACAACGATGGCGGTGACAACAACGACAACACCTAGTACCACAACACCCATaacaacatcaacaacaaccAGTAGCAGTACAACAACCACCACAACCGAAAGACTCTTGACCACTACAACAATGCAACCGGTGGTGATAAGTCTGCTGGATGATAGCACCACATCCAGCACCACAACAACCACCACAGCTGCACCACCCCCACCCACAACCACAGAGGAATATGTGGAATCCTCCACGGTGGTCAAAGCCACAAGCAGCAACATTATGCTGCCAGAGACCACCACCCAGCAACCCACCTTTATGGCTCCCTATCCCAACGAACTGGACCACATGCAGACCAATGCCCAAGGAAATGGCACGGATGTGAACGTAATCATAGCCATCACAGTGAGCGTGATTGGTGTGGTGGCCCTCATTCTTTTGGTGGCTTTCCTCTACCTGATGCGTAAGCGCCAGAAGCAAATGTCCTATGGTCAGAGGTGTCGTCCGGTGAGCCTGGATGCCTACTCCTTGGATAATGTCTCCGTGCTGGGCAGTGTGCGGCGGAAGGGTCGCGATGTGAGGGCCTCCAAGAGGACCTACGGTAATGCCGCCTTCGATGATCCCTCGCTAAGGCACAACCTGCTGACCGCTGGAGAGCTGGCCCGCTTTGTAGAGCGGCGATCTGATGTTTTCGAGGAGTTCCGGGACGTCCCACAGATCATCGCCAGAGCGGATGAGGTTCCTCCAGGTTGTGAAGATAAAAACCGGTGAGTAAAAATGGAAATCTCTTTTTTTCAAGAAACTAAAAGCAGTAGATTCCTGATAAACAATAGTCAACTAGGGATTGTATAAGTAGATcgttattatatataataatagaatgaaattcaaaacaatcTATAGGAACTCTTTAGATGGAGGAAGGGACCAGCTTCTGGAATTATATTcaacatgtttttttttaaaaattagtaTTTTTTGAGGGTTTGTATAATTAGATTTGATTTAAATGTCAATATTCTATAACGACGAAGATTTGGTAAACTTAAGATAACCATTTAAT
This genomic interval carries:
- the LOC119549136 gene encoding mucin-5AC; the encoded protein is MRVVGWLSGGLMLALAVMLTQARFIAKRETTGLEQAVASTSTDPDILPAARQSGSGGELVEIKGESDMIDSQNILEEKGVIKAESQNETEILTESLKENLNLKKTTEGLVQNESNSTTEGILSEGQHKLKEGEVQSEKKTQPVPIKELTDKDTPAEAAKEDSNNIAATQVHKNSTYPEDHVSTEAPVREVTTEKQILSPTTENSPLSEKTEQKDMAINNPLPKEEPQVQSEVKKNPSESVTAENANSAVEELPIKPVTLGVSSTTERLVNITSTTRSSDHGRSMQYLSTTEGSNRFPAAVTPMKLRAIPIHLSTTAPASTSLTTTTPKTTTAISFASHENAIEESTSQSEIHQLPEKRAKFISENSTNAQQLTLPNTAEVWSLAGMKAIPKAPLTTTTILPLLNHTDLANDIDVPLNKTEQHKEKNLLDWMHIAMMPSAPENRTEFVVRTTLDATEGATQATTEALDEKGPLKISITAGLEQNEVTTARPMPVTTEKSSMDHNITTTTVGSELLEVPLVKKLDNSANAKLTEAITEAQSEKEAATEAATFVALTEKPATSPVTARVDLTKVELLNITAVSQSAEVSQQNSTETLLTTTSTTTTTVGPLSVEYVSPEIILQEATTEETTAAIPKASTEAAATSSTTEAATSSASAAATTIAETSATSEGTTATPAAIPSATSSVATTPSHSTTEMAMKASEISNINSGNSSSNNIDDDNSNDVIVATTKIPESEPPATATAEPTATSVSVRLTGEVSTSIRPEIIFKSTQNTTIASTTSTSTTTIATPTQTEIAQISNEVNLEAVTVKTTVDSLSANVNVIANEPRTAEKTDNAVNNSVAITESELEALKTTPATGEPNPLSDLSKLSKEHESSLETNNIGEAPATETTTTTSATAGVAVATDESTAATGGQEIEREKEHHHEGQQVVEEQDTEEQLAKTTMAVTTTTTPSTTTPITTSTTTSSSTTTTTTERLLTTTTMQPVVISLLDDSTTSSTTTTTTAAPPPPTTTEEYVESSTVVKATSSNIMLPETTTQQPTFMAPYPNELDHMQTNAQGNGTDVNVIIAITVSVIGVVALILLVAFLYLMRKRQKQMSYGQRCRPVSLDAYSLDNVSVLGSVRRKGRDVRASKRTYGNAAFDDPSLRHNLLTAGELARFVERRSDVFEEFRDVPQIIARADEVPPGCEDKNRYANVIPLPETRVVLQRQGDDDKTEYINANYVRGPRDAPNYYIACQAPLESTTSDFWRMIWEQQSRVIIQATDLNENGIEKCAEYLPPSATLDNHSSYGDYQVTLKHREVKDRYAISTLVLKRVDGEESRELTHYWYKWPEAGVPAEEAPIIAMLLEARSSLKSYCLEQANELREKSATLETSMDANGTKAEAGSTSSQEINGNISSRSGIRNQQGPLTVHCSPGTGRTGTIIASDMAIRSLETPKRSVDIPQLVYYVRRGRASAVQTKEQYEFIYKVASMYAAKITNLSNDN